A single region of the Yersinia entomophaga genome encodes:
- a CDS encoding RHS repeat domain-containing protein: MQVYSNAFNFSSYLSADVDERTGQYGSIIRLATIYPEGPVENSRDIKIFFSMLDTTDSGYGLGWSISNTEFDSTTSRLRLLSGESFLTDALPPINSYMRIRDRKLKDIAVRRHDANTLHVIYKDGMIDVLRRPRPSDSFKIAQIIFENGEHISFQYNNMGFLSKIVNEESGREILSIEYNTGRISISDSLKDNNRVARTYFSHTNGHLTRATIPIDRNVLPPNPNTLPAYTYRYQTFRNGLIAINNLSNPMGGEDVITYRENGHAYANNTFIPNVIQITHRANGGTADMTRQFTFSTHNFTGFPFSGGFAQGQDNLYLVRSEYNYSTTEQILDSNNSVLQSREITFNRFHLKTLETTEKQGRRLIRRYTYNDITGVMFTDQPANLQLPKEILTRFEIRNSSSNREESIRMISDDFGNELSRTEASGIRYESDYFPVGGIAGLCPPEPHGLFTRFKREERIFPSSGNESTRVTQHTYIQIANFRRNANYVLHASSATNGNLTSRLTYLQNFSNIALHGRIQESAATLNSHTTRTQFSYTTNLDRLTESRKIVGYDATFLTSNRTISLINRLVTEVQKEDAVKLVFEYDINEKLVTEIASPNTQNQARRHYEYHFSISGALANMVINDAKGERYITRYDGFGRNLSSSVIKSNGELLLRRRSYNRLGQLISETAYDHISGQELALNSVYSYDGWGELERTIRPDGSVIVNAYDPIQRVRTEGIEGTHYTRTYFNAFDKATRIQQIDSVGGIVDHFNRTFDGFGRCISEVDIDGHRTHFSYDAFDRLVRESYIPADATSAKVIETEFVSHSIEALKTAIKVDGILVGSRAYDGVGRLTKQSRGNAGESTWSYLNGSTQPNSARSPRGIIQNFQYNAQLLSLEQVKLGSVTTSEFDFDRVTGNLIHTSNNEFKRELHFDTYGHLNKDTQLFDNQSHANNYQYSPAGRLITADSALRDKEMRSYDTAGRIEKASVGSVHLTTHYDRFSRISRVDTSAQQGNVITGVTYDEAGRESIRRIEHNGALLQTITTTYHQNGLIASKMLTNAQGIAIIGETYLYDAYRRLITYSCSGPEYSKDQNGRSLQYQAFTYDALNNITQVISQFTDGTEDISTRSFQGRDPTQLTEIRHTNPSKVLHLNYDASGNLLSDGKRNYHYDELERLINVTENESHISRYHYDAEGRQIKQSANANTTVAFHYSENRIIGASQGNNTSRFVRQEENVLARTTSTQGTELYISDSAASIRGALGQSNDIKQTHYSPYGMAIIDSDNLDISLLEQSRPAFNGEKLDPMTQLYHLGNGRRVYSPELMIFLSPDPLSPFSAAGINSYGYCNGDPINFRDPSGLIQMPRWLTWLLIGIGTALTVLTFGYALVGFAAAGATVATVLGVTGGALGIVSSTLAIAAAAMEEVDARAGWDRSDTIQRLSIASLTFGVLSFVSGLGSAGATVRSTYQTARSPTILFSTGSGAERITFSGISSTSVAARMGLFEGLKALANYDSSLGLFARVVGTVAGVASIPLTIFDIANTSHDLATTSPSSSSNLNAEVRSNPFLPAIDTMQGSLASAHEYYTEFDNHVGRIRASAIEEVYSI, encoded by the coding sequence ATGCAAGTATATTCTAATGCCTTCAACTTCAGCTCTTACCTCAGTGCGGATGTCGATGAGCGTACTGGTCAATATGGTAGTATTATCCGTTTAGCAACGATTTACCCTGAAGGCCCTGTAGAAAACAGTCGTGATATAAAAATTTTCTTTTCTATGTTGGACACAACCGACTCCGGCTATGGGCTCGGTTGGTCAATCAGTAATACTGAATTTGATAGCACTACATCTCGCTTAAGGCTATTAAGCGGCGAAAGTTTCCTTACCGATGCACTGCCTCCCATCAATTCATATATGAGAATCAGAGATCGTAAACTGAAAGACATAGCCGTAAGAAGACATGATGCTAATACTCTCCATGTTATTTATAAAGACGGCATGATTGATGTTTTACGCCGACCGCGACCATCAGACTCATTTAAAATAGCGCAAATAATATTTGAAAATGGCGAGCACATTTCATTCCAATATAACAACATGGGTTTCCTGTCAAAAATAGTAAATGAAGAAAGCGGTAGAGAAATATTATCAATAGAATACAACACTGGAAGAATCAGTATTTCCGACAGTTTGAAAGATAACAATCGGGTCGCTCGTACTTATTTTTCGCATACGAATGGCCACTTAACTCGAGCAACGATCCCAATCGACAGAAATGTTTTACCGCCTAATCCAAATACTCTTCCGGCCTACACATATCGCTATCAAACGTTTAGAAATGGCCTCATTGCTATTAACAATTTAAGCAATCCTATGGGCGGAGAAGACGTTATCACCTATCGGGAGAACGGGCATGCGTATGCTAATAACACATTTATTCCTAATGTCATTCAGATAACTCATCGCGCGAATGGCGGTACTGCTGATATGACACGGCAGTTCACTTTTAGCACTCATAATTTCACCGGTTTTCCCTTCAGCGGCGGGTTTGCGCAAGGGCAAGACAATCTGTATTTAGTCAGAAGCGAATACAATTACTCAACTACTGAGCAGATACTCGACAGTAACAATAGCGTGCTGCAATCTAGAGAAATTACCTTTAATCGATTCCATCTTAAAACGCTCGAAACGACCGAAAAACAGGGTAGGAGGCTGATTCGTCGATATACTTACAATGATATAACTGGGGTGATGTTTACGGATCAACCGGCCAATCTGCAATTACCAAAAGAAATTCTCACGCGATTTGAAATACGAAATAGCTCAAGTAATCGTGAAGAATCTATCAGAATGATCTCTGATGATTTTGGTAATGAGTTATCTCGGACAGAAGCCTCTGGTATTCGCTATGAATCTGATTACTTCCCGGTTGGCGGCATTGCAGGGCTATGTCCACCGGAGCCACACGGTTTATTTACCCGATTTAAAAGAGAAGAAAGAATATTTCCCTCTTCAGGCAATGAATCTACAAGAGTCACCCAGCATACTTATATACAAATAGCCAACTTCCGTAGAAATGCCAATTATGTATTGCACGCTTCAAGTGCGACCAATGGGAATCTTACGTCCCGTTTAACCTACCTCCAGAACTTCTCCAATATTGCTTTGCATGGAAGAATCCAGGAATCTGCGGCAACTTTAAATAGCCATACGACTCGCACACAATTTAGCTATACAACCAACCTTGATCGTTTAACTGAAAGCCGAAAAATTGTTGGGTATGATGCTACATTTTTGACATCTAACCGGACGATATCTCTTATCAACCGCCTAGTGACCGAGGTTCAAAAAGAAGACGCAGTTAAGCTGGTTTTTGAATACGATATTAATGAAAAACTCGTCACTGAAATAGCCTCGCCTAATACACAAAATCAAGCTCGTCGGCATTATGAATATCATTTTTCCATTTCCGGCGCGCTGGCAAATATGGTGATAAATGATGCAAAAGGTGAGCGATATATTACGCGTTATGACGGTTTTGGCCGTAATCTGTCTAGCAGCGTCATAAAAAGTAACGGAGAACTATTACTGCGCCGCCGCTCCTACAATAGATTGGGTCAGCTAATTTCAGAAACAGCCTATGATCATATTAGCGGACAGGAGTTAGCATTAAATTCAGTTTATTCTTACGACGGTTGGGGGGAGCTAGAAAGAACTATACGCCCAGACGGCAGCGTAATCGTGAATGCTTACGATCCGATTCAACGAGTGCGCACTGAAGGTATAGAAGGCACTCACTATACGCGAACTTATTTTAATGCCTTCGATAAAGCCACTCGAATCCAACAAATTGATAGCGTTGGCGGCATTGTTGATCACTTCAACCGCACTTTTGATGGATTTGGTCGCTGTATTTCTGAAGTCGATATCGATGGCCACCGAACTCATTTCAGTTATGACGCTTTTGACCGTTTGGTACGAGAAAGTTACATACCTGCCGATGCAACCTCAGCGAAAGTAATCGAAACCGAATTTGTTTCTCATTCAATTGAAGCACTTAAAACCGCGATAAAAGTAGATGGGATCTTAGTTGGTAGCCGCGCCTATGATGGCGTTGGCAGATTAACGAAACAATCCAGAGGCAACGCAGGAGAATCAACCTGGTCATATCTTAATGGTTCGACTCAACCGAATTCGGCTCGTTCACCACGCGGTATCATTCAGAATTTCCAATATAATGCGCAGCTCCTTTCTTTAGAACAAGTTAAACTCGGCAGCGTAACGACGAGTGAATTTGATTTTGATCGAGTGACTGGCAATTTGATTCACACCAGTAATAACGAATTTAAGCGCGAATTACATTTCGATACGTACGGCCATCTCAATAAAGATACACAGTTATTCGATAATCAAAGCCACGCCAATAACTATCAATATTCTCCTGCCGGTCGCTTAATTACCGCTGATTCGGCTCTGCGAGATAAAGAAATGCGCAGTTATGACACCGCAGGTCGAATTGAAAAAGCCAGCGTAGGTTCGGTACATCTTACAACACATTATGACCGTTTTAGTCGAATTAGCCGCGTGGATACCTCTGCTCAGCAGGGCAATGTTATAACGGGGGTGACTTATGACGAGGCTGGGCGAGAATCTATCCGACGTATCGAACACAATGGCGCATTGCTACAAACCATAACTACCACCTATCACCAAAATGGCCTGATTGCTTCCAAGATGCTCACAAACGCCCAAGGTATCGCTATTATTGGTGAGACTTACCTTTATGATGCCTACCGCAGATTAATCACCTATTCATGCAGCGGCCCTGAATATTCTAAAGATCAAAATGGGCGTAGTCTTCAATATCAGGCCTTTACCTATGACGCGTTAAATAATATAACGCAGGTTATCAGCCAATTTACAGATGGTACTGAGGATATTTCTACCCGTAGTTTTCAGGGACGCGACCCCACTCAGCTAACTGAAATACGCCATACCAATCCATCAAAAGTACTACACCTAAACTATGATGCTTCCGGTAATTTACTCAGCGATGGTAAAAGAAATTATCATTATGATGAACTAGAGCGTTTAATTAATGTTACTGAAAATGAAAGTCATATTTCTCGCTATCACTATGACGCTGAGGGGCGTCAAATAAAACAAAGCGCCAACGCTAATACGACAGTAGCATTCCATTATAGCGAGAATAGAATTATTGGCGCCAGCCAGGGAAATAACACGTCTCGTTTTGTCAGGCAGGAAGAAAATGTGCTGGCGCGCACGACCAGTACTCAAGGCACTGAATTATATATTAGCGACAGCGCCGCCAGTATTCGAGGGGCTCTCGGGCAGAGTAATGATATTAAACAGACCCATTATTCCCCTTACGGCATGGCGATAATTGATTCAGATAATCTGGATATTTCATTGCTAGAGCAGAGTCGCCCGGCGTTCAATGGCGAAAAGCTGGATCCAATGACTCAACTCTATCATTTGGGCAATGGACGAAGAGTTTATAGTCCGGAGCTAATGATTTTCCTTTCACCTGACCCATTAAGTCCATTCAGTGCAGCAGGTATTAATAGTTACGGTTATTGCAACGGCGATCCCATCAATTTCAGAGATCCCAGTGGACTGATTCAAATGCCGAGATGGCTAACCTGGCTATTAATTGGCATCGGTACTGCACTTACCGTTCTGACTTTTGGTTATGCTTTGGTCGGCTTTGCGGCAGCAGGGGCAACCGTAGCCACGGTTCTTGGCGTGACTGGCGGCGCATTAGGAATAGTCAGCAGCACCCTGGCAATTGCAGCGGCGGCAATGGAAGAAGTCGATGCTCGTGCCGGATGGGATCGAAGTGACACAATACAACGCCTAAGCATCGCATCGCTAACATTTGGCGTGCTATCTTTTGTTTCTGGCTTAGGTTCAGCGGGAGCAACGGTGCGAAGCACCTACCAGACCGCTCGTTCGCCTACCATTCTTTTCTCCACAGGTAGCGGCGCCGAACGCATCACATTTTCAGGAATTTCATCTACTTCAGTTGCCGCCCGCATGGGACTTTTCGAAGGTTTAAAAGCATTAGCTAATTACGATAGTTCATTAGGATTATTCGCTAGAGTCGTAGGAACCGTAGCAGGCGTCGCTTCTATCCCTCTTACAATTTTCGATATTGCCAATACTTCACACGACCTGGCAACAACCTCACCTTCTTCATCGAGTAATTTAAATGCCGAAGTACGAAGTAATCCGTTTTTACCCGCAATTGATACTATGCAAGGATCGCTGGCCAGCGCACATGAATATTATACTGAATTTGATAACCACGTAGGCCGAATCCGAGCTTCGGCTATTGAAGAGGTTTATTCTATATAA
- a CDS encoding transcription termination/antitermination NusG family protein: MERWYLTCHKPGKKNLLHAQIALERLNIMVFSPILRTYRSRADRPGQTRQVIEPLFPGYMFIYFNPEIHTPSKVERNPGISHLVRFAGGFPNISEAVIDSVMCLPMCSQAVSHLNKNNHQSNNKLSSLNSQQQKKFKTLIEEENGEVRNSLFYSFIEEIN, encoded by the coding sequence ATGGAACGTTGGTATCTCACTTGTCATAAACCCGGAAAAAAAAATCTACTACATGCGCAAATAGCTTTAGAGCGTTTGAATATCATGGTTTTTAGCCCAATATTACGGACATATCGTTCTCGAGCCGATCGGCCAGGGCAGACCAGGCAAGTTATAGAACCGCTATTCCCCGGCTACATGTTTATCTATTTCAACCCAGAGATACATACTCCTTCAAAAGTTGAGCGTAATCCTGGCATTAGTCATCTGGTTCGTTTTGCCGGCGGATTCCCCAATATCAGTGAAGCGGTTATTGATAGCGTAATGTGTTTGCCAATGTGTTCTCAGGCAGTGTCGCATCTCAATAAAAATAACCATCAGTCAAATAATAAATTATCTTCTTTAAATTCTCAGCAACAGAAAAAATTCAAGACTTTGATAGAGGAAGAAAATGGCGAAGTTCGCAATTCTCTTTTTTATTCCTTTATTGAAGAAATTAATTAA
- a CDS encoding IS3 family transposase (programmed frameshift), with product MSAKNFTEEFKIEAVQQISEQGYPVSEVAARLGVSTNSLYAWIKRYQKPEPQRKQDDALQHEVKRXRQELKRVTEERDIFKKGRRVLCKNVRLKYAFIKQMSSFYAVRRLCLVLGLHYSGYYQWLKRPQSLRARQDERQTGLIKQLWLESGTVYGYRKIWLDMKDLGERAGRNRIARLMRLAELASQTGYRKRRYYGGGKPSVASPNYLERQFIVPTPNTHWVSDMTYIRTHEGWLYLAVVLDLFSRRVIGWSMGGRMTAELVMDALLMAVWRRKPAAEVLIHSDQGSQYTSERCQHFMTAHNLKSSMSRRGNCHDNAVAESFFQLLKRERIKKRIYKNREEAKADIFDYVEMFYNAKRRHSACEDQPPAVYESAWFMRHATV from the exons ATGTCAGCCAAAAATTTCACTGAAGAATTCAAAATTGAAGCCGTACAACAGATTAGCGAGCAGGGATACCCTGTTTCTGAGGTTGCGGCACGACTCGGTGTTTCTACCAACAGCCTTTACGCGTGGATTAAGCGTTACCAAAAACCTGAACCACAGCGAAAGCAGGACGATGCCCTTCAGCACGAAGTAAAGCGCCKCAGGCAAGAACTTAAGCGTGTGACTGAAGAGCGAGATATTT TTAAAAAAGGCCGCCGCGTACTTTGCAAGAACGTCAGGCTGAAGTACGCCTTCATTAAACAAATGTCCTCCTTTTATGCTGTACGCCGGTTGTGTCTGGTTCTTGGCCTCCATTACAGCGGTTATTACCAGTGGCTAAAGCGACCTCAATCTTTGCGTGCCAGGCAAGATGAGCGCCAAACAGGTCTTATTAAGCAGCTGTGGCTTGAAAGTGGTACGGTTTATGGTTATCGAAAAATCTGGCTCGATATGAAAGACTTGGGTGAACGCGCTGGGCGTAACAGGATCGCGCGCCTAATGAGGCTTGCAGAGTTGGCTTCTCAAACCGGATACCGGAAACGACGCTATTACGGCGGCGGAAAGCCTTCAGTTGCCAGCCCTAATTACCTTGAGCGCCAGTTCATTGTTCCTACCCCAAATACTCATTGGGTGAGTGACATGACCTATATAAGAACGCATGAGGGTTGGTTGTATCTGGCCGTTGTTCTCGATCTCTTCTCGCGCCGGGTTATCGGCTGGAGTATGGGTGGACGAATGACAGCAGAGTTGGTGATGGACGCCTTGTTGATGGCGGTGTGGCGACGCAAACCAGCGGCAGAAGTACTAATCCATTCGGATCAGGGTTCTCAATATACGAGCGAAAGATGTCAGCACTTTATGACAGCTCACAATTTAAAAAGCAGCATGAGTCGTCGTGGGAATTGCCATGATAACGCGGTGGCAGAAAGTTTTTTCCAGTTGCTGAAACGAGAACGCATAAAGAAACGGATCTATAAAAATAGAGAAGAAGCAAAGGCTGATATCTTCGATTATGTAGAGATGTTTTATAATGCTAAACGTCGGCATAGTGCCTGTGAAGATCAACCCCCTGCAGTTTATGAAAGYGCCTGGTTCATGAGGCACGCTACCGTCTAG
- a CDS encoding DUF6387 family protein, which produces MKNWSVEHTREVKKWLDIDTYRGFEELPLMQLYHELLARTLFFKPYHEEFEAKAVSLYIDRIFNGNPFLITEKHLGYLTREDTLYQPPHFFLTTTERLAQLSIVGLRNSLFFWDGSDEYSVNREFLDSPVSEVLPKLFRDTVMVEIDLANGTDEEIAESLKAALPQWRKVRGIEPDVTEAIRFGYGTIKKIINYRLIPLIDILVWSNLHQVRVSEDRLSRLLYTDDDDEEQTRLNHQIRDTDRPLALKAASIPFIRQFHLFINKNDHLKKIRVSDVMKIADSD; this is translated from the coding sequence ATGAAAAACTGGTCAGTTGAGCATACGAGAGAAGTGAAGAAGTGGCTGGACATAGATACATATCGCGGATTCGAAGAGCTTCCACTCATGCAGCTTTATCATGAACTACTTGCAAGAACCTTGTTCTTCAAACCTTACCATGAAGAATTTGAAGCGAAGGCCGTAAGCCTCTACATCGACAGGATCTTCAATGGAAATCCCTTTCTCATCACAGAAAAGCATTTAGGTTATCTCACAAGAGAGGACACATTGTATCAGCCCCCGCACTTTTTTCTCACAACCACCGAACGACTGGCACAACTCAGCATCGTTGGACTGCGAAATTCATTGTTCTTCTGGGATGGAAGCGATGAGTATTCTGTTAACAGAGAATTCCTCGATAGCCCTGTATCGGAAGTTTTGCCAAAATTGTTCAGAGATACGGTCATGGTCGAAATTGACCTAGCAAACGGGACAGATGAAGAGATCGCTGAATCACTCAAAGCTGCACTTCCTCAATGGCGTAAAGTGCGTGGTATAGAACCAGATGTAACGGAAGCTATTCGCTTTGGTTATGGAACGATTAAGAAAATCATCAACTACAGACTTATACCCCTTATTGATATCTTGGTATGGTCAAACCTGCACCAAGTTCGTGTATCCGAAGACCGCCTTTCCCGGCTCCTGTACACGGATGATGATGATGAAGAACAAACCCGCCTGAACCACCAAATCAGGGATACGGACAGACCCCTTGCTCTGAAGGCCGCGAGTATACCGTTCATCCGTCAGTTTCATCTGTTCATCAACAAAAACGACCACCTAAAAAAGATCAGAGTTTCAGACGTGATGAAAATCGCTGATTCTGACTAA
- a CDS encoding helix-turn-helix transcriptional regulator, with protein sequence MNQHNTRLIRLPEVLNRTGYGKAWIYHLISKGCFPSPVKIGSRAVAFIESEVDEWIQLTIENSRKHVA encoded by the coding sequence ATGAATCAGCACAATACTCGCCTTATTCGTTTACCAGAGGTTCTAAATCGAACCGGTTATGGTAAAGCGTGGATCTATCATCTAATCAGCAAAGGCTGTTTCCCATCACCAGTCAAAATTGGATCTCGTGCAGTTGCTTTCATTGAAAGTGAAGTAGACGAATGGATTCAATTAACTATCGAAAATTCAAGAAAGCATGTTGCCTGA